AGTAATAGTCCATTCAACTCCGGCTCTTCCGTTAAAACCATCCGAAGTTCTTTTGGTATCGCGATCTTCATCCAGATATCCTTTAGGAGTTCCGTTAGCGTTTAAATATTCGGTATTAGTTAAACCGGAACCTTCATTGGTTCTATGGTTGTATCCCATAGTGGTGAAGTAGTTTAATTTTTCGGTTTTATAATTTAAGTTGGCACTTAAACCATATGCTTCAGGAATTCCTGTTGAGGCAATAAAAGTACCGTTAAAGCCTTGGTTTTTACCTTTTTTTAGAATAATATTGATTAATCCTGAACCTCCTTCGGCATCATAACGTGCAGATGGATTGGTGATTACTTCAACTTTATCGATGGCATCGGCAGGAAGCTGACGTAGAGCCTCAGCAATATTTATGGCTGTTGATGGGCGCCCGTCTATTAAAATTCTGATATTATCACTTCCTCTTAAGCTTACATTTCCTTCGGTATCAACAGAAACTGAAGGAACATTGTCAAGAACATCACTTACAGTTCCTCCTTTTACCATCATGTCCTGACCAACATTATAAACTTTTTTGTCTAGTTTAATTTCAACTGTCGATTTCTCAGCACGAACAACTACTTCGCTTAATTGCGCAGCATCTTCTGAAAGGTTTACAACTCCAAGATTGGTGTCTCCTGAGATATTTTTTCCTTTTATTTCGGTTGCTTTAAAAGAAATAAATTCAACCTTTATGTCATAGGTTCCCGGTGCAACTGCTACTTCAAATTCGCCTTTTGGATTGGTAATCCCTCCCGCTATAACTTTGGTATCATTTGGAGCCATAATCGATACAGTCGCATACTCCAGAGGTTGTTTGCTTACTTTCTCAAAAACTTTTCCGGTTACTTTTACCTTGTTCTTACCAGGAGGTGCCTGTTGTGCGTAGTTGTAAAAACTTGTAAAAAACAGCACAAGGAGTACAGCAAATTTCAATTTTTTCATTGTGATTTTTGGTTTCTTTTGATCGTTAGACGACAAATGTAGCTTTTGGTTTAAAGAGCTGAATCACAAAAAAATGTTAATTTACCTTTTTATAATCAATCTAAAAAAGAAGCTACAAGGTCTAAATCTCGTCCAATAATTGCCTTTCCGTCTTTAATAACGATCGGACGTTCAATTAAAATAGGATGATCTGCCATTGCCTGAATAATTTCGTCATTGCTTAGATTCTTGCCTTTATAATTTTCTGTCCAGATAGCTTCTTTAACTCGTACTAATTGAATGGGATCCAGATTTAGTTTTTCTAGTAATTCTTTTAGCCCATTAAAACCTGGGGTATCTGTTAAATACGGAATGATTTCATATTCTTGTTTTGTCTGATCAATAAAAGCAAGACAGTTTCTAGATTTGCCACAACGTGGGTTATGATAAATTTGTATCATTTTGTTATATTTTAGATGTTCTACGACTGATAAAATAAAAAATTGGTATTTTAGCGAGACCAAAAGTAAGATTTAGTTACTAAATTGTATTCTCATTTAAATTTAAAATTTATGTTTTTAGAACAAGGAATTAAAACTCAAAATAAATTTGGGCTATATCTTGTAGGATCTGTCTTAATTATTATCGCTTCGTTTATTGGTCAGATCCCTTTTTCAGCGGCAGTTTTATATTCTAGTTTTATAAATAAAAAAGAAGTTCCGACAGATGATGCAGCGGTAATGAAAATCTTTGAACCAAATTTAACATTGTTTCTGGTAATGATTTCGTTTGCCTTTGCTTTGGTGGGTGTTTATTTTGTGGTAAAATATATTCATCATCAGACCTTTTTGTCTGTAACCACTTCCAGAAAAAAAGTAGATTGGAAACGTATTTTGTTTTCATTTGGGCTTTGGTCTTTTTTTTCGGTATTGAGTTTTGTCGCGGTTTATTTTAAATCACCAGAGAGTTTTGTTTGGAATTTTAAGTTGGTTCCGTTTCTGATTTTATTCGTTGTAGGTTCAGTATTGATTCCGATTCAAACTACTACAGAGGAATATGTTTTTAGAGGATATCTAATGCAGGGTTTTGCTAATCTGGCCAGAAATAGATGGTTTCCACTATTAATGACTTCAATTATTTTCGGAAGCTTGCATATTTTTAATCCTGAGGTTGAAAAAATGGGTTATATTGTAATGGTCTATTATATAGGGACTGGCTTGTTTTTAGGAGTTATTACGCTTATGGATGAAGGAATGGAATTAGCACTTGGTTTTCATGCGGCTAATAACCTGGTTGGGGCATTGTTAGTAACTTCAGATTGGTCAGTTTTTCAGACGCATTCTATTTTTAAGGATATGTCTGAGCCTTCAGCCGGTTTTGATGTGATTTTGCCAGTTGTAGTGGTTTATCCAATTTTGCTTTTTATCTTTAGTAAAAAATATAATTGGACCAATTGGAAAGAAAGATTAACGGGAGAAATTAATGTTTTGGAATCTTAAAAAGAAATAAATACCATGTTGGAGTTAACACATAAAAAAGTACACAACTATTTCAAATTAAACGGTTATCACTTAAACGCAAAAGATTTGTGTCGTGTAGGATACAGTTTTATAAAAGAAGGTGATGCTTATGAAAGAGCTATCGGAGAATTTTTTCTGGATTGGTTTGATCATAAGGATTATATCGAAATGACCACTTCTGGAACTACAGGACTTCCTAAATTGGTGAGATTAGAGAAGAAGGCAATGATTCAATCAGCATTGGCTACAGGAGATTTCTTTGGCCTGGAGCCAGGAAATAAAGCTTTGCTTTGTCTGCCAACGCAATTTATTGCAGGTAAAATGATGCTGGTTCGCAGTTTGATTTTAGGATTAGAATTAGATGTTGTTGTTCCAAGCACAGAGCCATTGGCTTATAATAATAAGCAGTATGATTTTGTAGCGATGGTACCTTTGCAAGTTCAAAATTCGATTGAAAAACTTGGAAATATAAAAAAGTTAATCATTGGCGGAGCAAAAATTGACAGCGCCCTTGAGGAGAAGCTTTTGCCATTAAAAACAGATATTTACGAAACCTACGGAATGACGGAAACCATAACGCATATTGCTGCTAAAAAAGTGGGAGTGAAAGCTTTTTCGATTTTGCCAAATGTAAAAATTCAGAAAGATGACCGTGGTTGTCTGGTAATTTATGTTTCGTCTATTTCTGATGAACCGATTGTTACTAATGATTTGATAGATTTAGTAAATGAAAACCAATTCACTTTTTTAGGAAGAATAGATAATGTTATAAATAGTGGAGGAGTGAAGCTGATTCCGGAACAGATAGAAGCTAAATTAATTGGAAAAATTACCAATAGGTTTTTTGTTACCGGAGTTCCCGATACGGTTTTAGGTGAAAAATTAATTTTGGTTATTGAAGGAGAAAAACAGGATTTTGCACCTGATTTTTTTGATGTTTTAGGGAAATTTGAAAAACCAAAAGAAATTGTTTTTGTTCCTAAATTTAAAGAAAATGAAAATGGAAAATTGTTACGTAAACCAAGTTTACAAGATTAAATTCCAATTCGTTATATAAAT
The sequence above is drawn from the Flavobacterium sp. N2038 genome and encodes:
- a CDS encoding AMP-binding protein; the encoded protein is MLELTHKKVHNYFKLNGYHLNAKDLCRVGYSFIKEGDAYERAIGEFFLDWFDHKDYIEMTTSGTTGLPKLVRLEKKAMIQSALATGDFFGLEPGNKALLCLPTQFIAGKMMLVRSLILGLELDVVVPSTEPLAYNNKQYDFVAMVPLQVQNSIEKLGNIKKLIIGGAKIDSALEEKLLPLKTDIYETYGMTETITHIAAKKVGVKAFSILPNVKIQKDDRGCLVIYVSSISDEPIVTNDLIDLVNENQFTFLGRIDNVINSGGVKLIPEQIEAKLIGKITNRFFVTGVPDTVLGEKLILVIEGEKQDFAPDFFDVLGKFEKPKEIVFVPKFKENENGKLLRKPSLQD
- a CDS encoding CPBP family intramembrane glutamic endopeptidase, yielding MFLEQGIKTQNKFGLYLVGSVLIIIASFIGQIPFSAAVLYSSFINKKEVPTDDAAVMKIFEPNLTLFLVMISFAFALVGVYFVVKYIHHQTFLSVTTSRKKVDWKRILFSFGLWSFFSVLSFVAVYFKSPESFVWNFKLVPFLILFVVGSVLIPIQTTTEEYVFRGYLMQGFANLARNRWFPLLMTSIIFGSLHIFNPEVEKMGYIVMVYYIGTGLFLGVITLMDEGMELALGFHAANNLVGALLVTSDWSVFQTHSIFKDMSEPSAGFDVILPVVVVYPILLFIFSKKYNWTNWKERLTGEINVLES
- the arsC gene encoding arsenate reductase (glutaredoxin) (This arsenate reductase requires both glutathione and glutaredoxin to convert arsenate to arsenite, after which the efflux transporter formed by ArsA and ArsB can extrude the arsenite from the cell, providing resistance.): MIQIYHNPRCGKSRNCLAFIDQTKQEYEIIPYLTDTPGFNGLKELLEKLNLDPIQLVRVKEAIWTENYKGKNLSNDEIIQAMADHPILIERPIVIKDGKAIIGRDLDLVASFLD